One genomic segment of Culturomica massiliensis includes these proteins:
- a CDS encoding DUF4372 domain-containing protein, which yields MNQGKYVFSQIIEFISRYQFDKFVKQYKGDWHVKNLNSYNHLLYLLFGQLTGCDSLRDICLCLVVLYPRPRVLLE from the coding sequence ATGAATCAGGGTAAATATGTATTCTCCCAAATCATCGAGTTTATATCACGTTACCAATTTGACAAGTTTGTAAAACAATATAAAGGGGATTGGCATGTCAAGAATCTAAATAGTTATAATCACCTTCTTTATCTGCTTTTCGGGCAGCTGACAGGATGTGATTCGCTCAGAGATATCTGCCTTTGTTTGGTAGTACTTTATCCCCGTCCCCGTGTGCTTTTGGAATAA